GACCGGGAGGAACCGGAGGTTTTAGACGCCAAGTCTGGAGACCATTATGACCGATGAGGTCGCACCGGGGATCATCCGGAAGCTTTGGAGCGGAGAAACCGGACGGTTCCGGGACCATCTCCTCAGGCTCGATACGGACAGCCGCCGGTTCAGGTTCGGCTCCGCAGTATCCCCTGAATTCATCGAGCGCTACGCGTCGCGGGTGTTCCGCACGGGAGCCATCGTGCATGGCTGCTTCGTCGACGGCGAGCTGCGTGCCGCCGCCGAGCTCTACCCCATGGGCGACGTGCTGCCCGGCGAGGCGGAAGCCGCCTTCAGCGTCGAGACCGATTATCAGAACCACGGCCTTGGCACCCTGCTGCTCGATCGGGTGATCCTCTCCGCGCGCAATCGCGGCATCCGTTCGTTGTTCATGAGCTGCCTCGCCCATAACCGGCGGATGCAGCAGATCGCCCGCAAATATGATGCGGAGCTGAAGTTCGAGCATGATGAGGTGACGGCCGAGCTGACCGCGCCCTTCCCCACCGCGCTGTCGCTGGCGCAGGAAGCCGCGGCGGACGCCCAGGGCATGGCAGGGGCCGTGCTTCAGGCCCAGCGCATCGCCACCAGCCGCATGCTCGACCTCTTCCTCTCCCCTGCGATCGAGCCGGTGCTGGAGCCGCAGTGATCCGACCCGTCTGCCCCGACGTGTGACCCGGCCCTTCGCAAGGAGGGCCGGCAAACAAAAACCCCCGGCGGTGCCGGGGGTTTTTTACGTTCAGACCGATCACTGGCCCGAAATCACTGGCCCGTCTTGGCCTTTTCCAGCTCCTGGCCCTTCTTCAGAAGAGCGGCCTTGCCCTGCTCTTCCTGCTGCTGGGCGGCGGCGCGGGCTTCCTCCACACGCTTGCGCTCCAGCTCCATGGCAACCTTGGCGTCCATGCCGGGGCCATCATAGGCCTTGCCGAAATCGGCGTTGGAGATGGGCAGGCTCAGGGTGCGGCCGGTGCCGTTCACCATCTGCAGATAGACCGCATTGGCCTTGCGCAGCTTGGCGACGAAGGTGCCGTCCACCTCCAGATCGCCGATGCAGGTCGCGCCGCCGCCCTGGATGGGCTGGCACAGCACGAACGGGATGTTCACCGGGTCCTTGTCGAGGGTGATGCGCAGGCCGGGCTGGAGGCGCATGCCGAGCGGCACGGAGATGTTGATGTGCTTCTTGGGCTCATCCTGCATCTCGATGATGTCGACCTTGGCGATCGCCTGGCTTTCCACGCCGAGCACCTGGGTCAGCACGCAGACCTGCTTCTTCCGCTCGGGGACTTCCTGGCAGATCTTCTGCCACGGCGAGGCGGAGAACTTCACGTCCGGCTCGCCCTGCTGGGCCTGGCCCGGCTGCGCCGCACCAGCGGGCGCGGCAGCGGCGGGCGCCGCAGGCTTGGCGGCGGGCGCCGCAGGCTTGGCCGGGGCGGCAGGCTTCGCCGGCTGGGTCGCGGAGGGCTGGGTCTGGGCAAAGGCCGGACCGGCGAGCGCCACAGTGAGCAGCGTGGCGGCGACGGACGCCGTGAGCCGCGCGGTGGAATGGGTCTTCGTCATCGTGGCCTTTCCTGTGGTCTCTGCCGCCGGGCTCCCGCATGCGCAGGCGCACGCGCACGCCGGAGCAGCCCGCGCCCCCTCTCGGACACCGGCTCTCTCCTGCCCAATTGAGGCGAGAAGGTGACAAACCGGTCGTCATCTTCACATCTGGCGGCAGGCGCTAGATTGCGGAGGATTGCGGCCAACTGACGGCGCCCCCTGCAACCTGCGGCAAATGCTTACCGGACGCCGCGCGTGGGTGTCTGATTATGGCATACGAATCAAGACCCCGTCTTTGCTATGCTTGGCCTTGCGGGGGCAAAGGTGCGTCGGAGGGCCATGATGACCGGCTGCGGAACAGCCCTGCGCGCGACGGGGACGGCTTGCCTTCTCGCCGTCGCCATTCTGCTGGCGCCCGGAGGCGACCGAGCCGCGGCCCAACCGCTTGACAAGGCCGCGGCCATCGCGATGCGCGGGGCGCCCGCGTTGCCGCCCGGCTTCACGTCGCTCGCCTATGCCAATCCCGATGCGCCCAAGGGGGGACGGCTGACGCTCTCCCTGCTCGGCACCTTCGACAGCCTCAATCCCTTCATCGTGAAGGGCACCTCGCCCGCCGTCCTGCGCGGCATGGTGACCGAAAGCCTGATGGCGCGTTCGCTGGACGAGCCCTTCACGCTCTACCCGCTGCTCGCGCGTGCCGTCTCCACCGACGAGACGCGCTCCTTCGTCGAGTTCACCCTCGATCCGGCCGCCCGCTTCTCGGACGGCAGCGCGCTGACCAGCGCCGACGTGCTGTTTTCGTTCTCCCTCATGCGCGATATGGGCCGGCCCAATCACCGGCTCTATTACGGCAAGGTCACCAAGGCCGAGGCGCCGGACGCCCATACCGTGCGCTTCACCTTCGCCGAGCCGGACCCCGAGCTGCCCCTCATCATGGGGCTGATGCCCGTCTTCAGCGCGCAGGGGATCGACCGCACGCGGTTCGAGGAGACGACGCTCACCCCGCTCCTCGGCTCCGGCCCCTACAAAGTGAGCCAGCTAAACGCCGGTGCTTCCCTCACGCTGGAGCGCAATCCGGACTATTGGGGGCGGAACGTCGCCTTCAATCGCGGCCTCTACAATTTCGACCGCCTGGATTTCGTCTACTTCCGCGATGCGAACAGCGAGTTCGAGGCGTTCCGCAAGGGCCTCATCGACGCCCGCTTCGAGACCGATCCCGGACGCTGGGAGACAGCCTACGATTTTCCCGCCGTCCGGTCCGGCGAGGTGGTGAGGGAAACCATTCCCACAGGCATTCCCAAGCCCTACTCGGCCTTCGTCTTCAATACGCGGCGCCCGCCGCTGGACGACATCCGGGTGCGGCGCGCGCTGATCGAGCTGTTCGATTTCGAATGGCTGGACCGCAGCTTCTACCATGGCCTCTACCGGCGCACCGGCAGCTTCTTCGAGGGCTCGGTCCTCTCCAGCATTGGGCGGCCGGCGGATGGGCTGGAGCGCAAGCTGCTCGCCCCTTTCCCCGGCTCGGTCGTGCCGGACGTGCTCGCGGGCACCTATCGGCCCCCGGTGTCCGACGGATCGGGCCGCGACCGCACCCACCTCAAGGCCGCGCTCGATCTGCTGGAGCAGTCCGGCTTCGTGCTGCGCAAGGGCGCTCTGGTGAATGCTGCAAGCGGCCGGCCACTGGCGCTGGAGCTGATGGTGGTGACGCGGGACCAGGAGCGCCTCGCGCTCGCCTGGCAGGCGCAGCTGAAGCGGGCAGGCATCACGCTCAACGTGCGCTACGTGGATGCGGTGCAGTTCGACACCCGGCGGCAGGCCTACGATTTCGACCTCATGCCCTATGCATGGTCGCAATCCCTCTCGCCCGGCAACGAGCAGGCCTTCTATTTCGGCGCGGCCGCCGCCGACACGCCGGGCAGCCGCAACTATATGGGCGCGAAGGCGCCGGCCATCGACGCCACCATCGCCGCCCTCATCGCAGCGCGGGACGAAGCCGGCTACGTGGCCGCCGCGCGGGCGCTCGACCGGGTGCTCATCTCGGGCGCCTATGCGGTGCCGCTGTTCCACACGCCGGGGCAGTGGCTTGCGCGCTGGACGCATATCGCCCGGCCCGAGCGGGCCTCGCTTTACGGCACCCTGCCGGAAACCTGGTGGCGCGTGCCAGGCAAGTGAGCCTTTCAGGCGGGCACCATCCCTGGCCGGGCGCGGACCGCGCGAACCCCGGCAAGGACGAAGGCGAGGAGCACGATGCCCTGTGCGATGGCGAACGGCGGCTCGGACTGGGTCGGCGCCAGGGCGGCAAAGGCCGGCACCTTGGCGAAGGCCTGCGCGACCGCGACGAACACGAGAAAATAGAGGCTGGCCACGGCGGAGCCGACATAGACCGCGCGCCACAGGCCCACAAGGCCGGCGCCATAGAGCGCATAGGCCGCCACGGCCAACACCACGAGGGCGATCCCGCCCACCACATGGGATGGCTTCACGCCGAAGAACGGAAACAGGAAGCCTGTCGCGCTCGCGAGAAAGGCCAAGGCCAGAAACGCAGCGGTGAGCCCGGCGCCCGCGCGCTCGCCCCGCATCAACGCCAGGACCACGGGTATGCCGATGACGATGGCCAGAATACTGATCCAGGTGTGTAACCCAGTGAGCGTGGTCGGATCGAACATGGCTGCCCCTTTGCTGTGCGGCAGCGATGATGCGCTATTCTCAAGCCTCCTGCACGCAAGCCGTGTGGGCGGAAAACCAGATTTGGCGCGGCTTCGGAACTCCTAAAAACATCCGGCTTGGGCTGGACAGGCCCACCGCAACGCAGCAGGTTATGCCGCAAGGGCAAATAACGGCCGCAATTGCCGACGAAGCTCCATTGCTCCGATTGCGGTAGTAGCTTGCGGCAAAACTTCGTCCGCTGTACTTGGTGGCGAATAGAGAATGTCGTGAGGTTGCACGCCGAACGGCGCCCAATGCGCGGGCACTGGCCGCGAATGCCAGAATGCGCGGTAAACACGGGGAGTTCGGCACGGACCATCGGTCAGGGGATGGTCATCCGTGAGTGTCTTCAACGCCGGTCCCTCGCCAGTCTGGCCGGGGACTTCGTTGGGAGGTGAATGCGATGGCTCGCCGTGAAATGGCTCGCCTTGGACTTGCGGCAGGCAGCCGCTCTGAATTCGAGGCCACCCGGCCAGAATACCCGCTTCGATACCGCTCCGAGTCCGCGCAGCCCCAGCGCCCGACCGTTCCATCCCGCATCGGCGCCGGAAGCCGGCCCCGCCGAAATTCAAAGCGCAGCGACGGCCTCATGCTGTGGCGGGTTCTGGGCATATCGGCTGCCACGCTCATCCTCGGCATGGGTGGTTTGCTGGCTTACAATCTCGTCACCCCCCCTGCCCCGGCCGGCGCCGCCAAGCCCATCCAGGCCGCAGCCGCCACACCGTCGCCCCCGGCATCCTCGCAGACACCCGCCCTTTCAGCGCCAGCGGCTCCGGCCCCAAGCGCCACGGCGAAACTGGCGCAGACGACCCCGCCACGGCGCATCGCCGAGGCGGGACATGGCCAGTCGGCGCTGAAGGTCGCCTCGCTCCTCGGCGGCGGTGGCGAGACGGTAGCCCTGCCCATTCCCGAGGCCGGCCCGACCCCCGCCGATTTTTCCCGTCCCGCCTTTCTTGAGCCGTTGGACGATGCAGACGCCGCCGCCACGGCAGCCAGGGGCGAAGCCGTGCCAGAGACGAAGCCCGCTGCCGAAGCCGCCCCGCTGCCGGCGCCCCGCCCCGTCAAGATGGCATCGGCCGACGCGGCGGCTTCAGACGCAGACGCGGCTGAAACCGCTCGCATCCGGTCAGCGGTAACGATGCGCTCCGGGCCGCGCCGGTCGGCGTCGCCCATCGGCACGCTGGAGGCCGGCACCAAGGTGAAGCTCTATTCGTGCAAAAGCTGGTGCGAGGTTTCCACCGGCGACAAGCGCGGCTGGGTCTACAAGTCGTCCGTGGATCGCTGAACGGGCGCCCCGTCCGTTTTCTCCCGGGCCACGGCCCTTGCCTGGTCGGTGGGCACTTCCGCCGGCGACACCCGCCCGCTGCGGGGAACCTGCCCTTCCGCCGAAGCTCCATCGCCCGGCACTTGTTGACCGGCGTCCGCCTGCGTTGAAGCGGCCCGGAGCGGCAGCGGGACGAGGACGGCAATGCCTCGTCCCATCCAGTCGGGCTGTGCCGCGTCCAGCATCTGTGTGTTCGCGGCGGCGGGAAAGTCGGCGTTGCGCTCCGCAAGCTCCGCCGCCACCACTTCGGCGGCGTGGGCCACGGCTGTCGCCAGCGTCTCGCCATCCGCCTGAAGCCCGGGGAATTCCGGAAAGCTCAGCCGAAAGCCGCCCGCTTCTTCCCGGATAATACCGATCACATGGTTCATGGCGCGTCCTCCTCGGGAGGTAAGCGCGGGGGCTGCTTCCGCGTTCCGTCTCGCAGCCAGCGGAGCCCGCCGCGAGATATGAGCCTTCACCTTTTCCTGTCGCGCCGGTCGGTGGTGGCATCAAGCAGGATGCCGCGCGAGACGGCGGCGCGGCCGAACTTGGCGCGCAGTGCGTCCATGGCGGTCTCGGTGGCCTTGAGGCGCTGGCTGGTGGTGTCCACGAGGTCGGCGGGGTCAGCATCTTCGATGGGGCCGAGGTCAGACACGCCGACGCCGATCAGCCGGAAGAGCGTGCCATCCGCCTCCTTCACCAGAAGCTCATGGGCCGCCGCGTTGATGCGGGCGGCAAGGCAGGTCGAGGCCTCCAGCGTGCGCGAGCGGGTGCGCAGGCGGAAATCAGCGCTCTTCAGCTTCAGCGTGACCGACCGCCCGGCGATGCCGGCGCGCTTGAGGCGGTCGCTCACTTCCTCGGAAAGCGCATAGAGCGTCTGCTCCAGCGGGCGCAGGGCGCCGATATCGCGCTCGAATGTGGTTTCGGCGGACACGCTCTTCGCCTCCCGCTCCGGCTCCACCTTGCGCGTGTCTAGGCCGAAGGCGAGGCGCGAGAGCCGCAGGCCCTCCGCACCGTAGCGGCGGGCGAGGTCGGCCGGTTCGGCGCGCTGCAGGTCGCCGATGGTGGAAAAGCCATCCCGCGCCAGCTTGCCGCCGAAGGCTGCCCCCACCCCCCAGATGAAGGTGACGGGGCGCGGCGCCAGAAATTCGGCCGCCTCGCTCTGGCCGATCACCGAGAAGCCGCGCGGCTTGTCGAGGTCCGAGGCGATCTTGGCGAGGAATTTGTTGGCCGCGAGCCCCACCGAGACGGTGATGCCCACCTCACGCTCCACATCGCGGGCGAAGCGCGCAAGGGTGCGCGCGGGGCTGGCCCGATGCAGGGCCTCGGTGCCCGAGAGATCGAGGAAGGCCTCGTCGATGGAGAGCGGCTCCACCAGCGGGGTCAGCGCCTTCATGCGGGCGCGGACCTCGCGGCCGACCTTCACGTATTTCTCCATGTTGGGTTTCAGCACCACCGCATCCGGGCACAGGGCCAGCGCCTTGAACATGGGCATGGCGGAGCGCACGCCGTGGATGCGGGCGATGTAGCAGGCGGTGGAGACCACCCCGCGCTTGCCGCCGCCGATGATGAGCGGCACATGGGCGAGGTCCGGATTGTCCCGCTTTTCCACCGCCGCATAGAAGGCGTCGCAATCCACATGGGCGACGCTGAGGCTATGCAACTCGCCATGGCGCACCACCCGCGGGCTGCCGCACGCAGGGCACCGCGCACCCCGCGGCCCGTCCAGCGCGGGAACGTCCGAGAGGCAGTCGCGGCAGAGGCCGGGCGCGGTCATGGCTTCAGAAGGCGGTGCCGCCGGCTACATGGGACGCCGGACGATCGCGTCCGGATCGACGGGCGGCGACAGGATCTCGTGGGCAGCAACCACATGGCGCGGATCGAGGCCCTTGTCGGCAGCGAAGGCAAGGAGAAGGGGCTCGTCCGCCAACACGAAGGCGAGCACGCCCGCGCCGAAATCGCGCCGGCTCGCAGCCTCGCGCAGGCTGGCGGGGGTGAGGCCGGTCTCGGCAAGGAATCGGACGAGGCGCTCGCCATCGGCGGCGATGAAGGAAAGGGCGGATACCGCCACCTCCTGGGCCGCATCACGCTGGGCCTTGAGGCCCCTTGGTTTGTCCTGAATGGGCATTTGCGCTTCCGCAAGGATTGGGGTCTAGCTGTCGGCGGCATTCCAGCACGTTCGCCGCGTGCTGCGAAGGGTGGCAGGATGCGGCGAAGTCGGGCCGGGTTCGGGGGACGCGATGACCAAGACGGTGATGATCGTGGAGGACAACGAGCTCAACATGAAGCTCTTCCACGACCTCCTGGAGGCGCACGGCTATCGCACGGTGGAGACGCGCTCCGGCGTCGAGGCGGTGGAGCTCGCCCGCGCCAACCGGCCGGACCTCATCATCATGGACATCCAGCTGCCGGAGATTTCCGGCCTCGATGTCACCCGCAAGCTGAAGGCTGACCCCGAGCTGCGCGCCATTCCGGTGGTGGCCGTCACCGCCTTCGCCATGAAGGGCGACGAGGAGCGCATCCGCGCCGGCGGGTGCGAGGCCTATCTGTCCAAGCCCATCTCGGTGGCACGCTTCCTCGAGACGGTGCGCCAGTACACGGGCGGATGAGGTGGGGACGGACGAATCACCGCCTTTTCCTTTCGCCCCGTTGTGCTAGTCTTCGTGGCTTCCAGATGCGAGGCGAAAGGTGCGTGCCCGGCGGTGCCGGCTCCAATGCCCTTTCGCTGCCAGACAACCCTACGGAGTGCTCAGGTCCGCCGCATCTCCTGGGTCCGTGGGGTTTGGCCGGTGGGTGAGCGTCGCGGGAGGCCTCCCCGCCCGCTCCCCGCCGGCCAGCCTACCCGCCCATTTCTGTCTCCCTGCCGGCTCCTCTTGCGTCGCCCGCGCTTCGACACCACGTTTCGTGCTGAAGGAGTTGCACTGCCATGAGCTACACCGGCGACACGTCCCGCGAGCCTGCCGACACCGATATCGCCTATCGGCCGCATGCGTTTGATCCGGCGACGCAGCCGGAGCTGTTCGAGGGCGTCCTCTCCCGCCGCATCATCGCCTTTCTGGTGGATGCGCTGATGGTGATCGGGCCGGTGGTGCTGTTCGGCGTCTTCGTGTTCGTGTTCGGCATCGTCACGCTGGGCCTCGGCTGGCTGCTGTTCTGGCTGATCGGGCCGGTCTTCATCCTGTGGGCGATCGCCTATTACGGCCTCACCCTCGGCGCGCCGGCCTCGGCGACGCTGGGCATGCGACTCATGGAGATCGAGGTGCGCACCTGGTACGGCGCGCCCTGCTACGGCCTGCTCGGCGCGGTGCGGGCGGTGTGCTTCTGGGTGTCGGTCTCGGTGCTCACCCCGTTCGTGCTGCTGGTGGGGCTGTTCAACGACCGGCGCCGGCTGCTGCACGATTATCTGTGCGGGACCGTGGTCATCAACAGCCTCGAACGGGCCGACGCTTTGCGCCGCAACCGCTGAAATTTCACACGCCCGACGACTGCGCCTTTGACGGGCCTCGATGCAGGCGCGATGATCCCGCTTCAGAGGCCAGATCCCCGTGAGTGAGCACCCCCGCGACACACCCCAATTCTATCTGACGGCGCCCTCCCCCTGCCCCTATCTTCCGGGCAGGGAGGAGCGCAAGGTGTTCACCCACCTGGTCGGCGACCGCGCGGCCGCGCTCAACGACGTACTGACGCAGGGCGGGTTCCGCCGCAGCCAGTCCATCGCCTACCGCCCCGCCTGCGAGGGCTGCAAGGCGTGCGTTTCGGTGCGCATCTGCGTCGCGGATTTCAAGGAGAGCCGCAGCCTGCGGCGGGTCCAGGCGGCGAATGCCGACATCGTGGGGCAGGTGAAGCCGCCGACCCCCACCTCCGAGCAATACAGCCTCTTCCGCACCTACGTGACCTCCCGCCACGGCACCGGCGGCATGGCGGACATGAGCGTGCTCGACTACGCCATGATGGTGGAGGACACCCACGTCCACACCCGGCTGGTGGAATACCGCAAGCGCGGGCCGGACAGTCGCATCCTTGAGCGCGGCACCGGAGACCTGATGGCGGTGGCCCTCACCGACATCCTCTCCGACGGCCTCTCCATGGTCTATTCCTTCTACAACCCGCTGGCGCAGGACCGCTCGCTGGGCACCTACCTGATCCTCGACCATGTGATGCGGGCGCGGCAGATGGGGCTGCCCTACGTCTATCTCGGCTACTGGGTGCAGGGTTCACGGAAGATGGACTACAAGCGGCGCTTCCTGCCGCAGGAGCGTCTCTCGCCGCAAGGCTGGGAGCGCTTCGAGGACTAGGACCGGGCCACGCGCGCGGCATGGGGGTGCCGGATGCATCTGACCAATGCGGTCAATATCTTCATCACCGTCTTCGCGGCGCTCTTTCCCATCGTCAATCCGCTCGGGACGGCGCCCATCTTCCTCACCTTCGTGCGCCGCTGCTCGCCGCAGGTGCGCGAGCGCGTGGCGCGCAGCGTGGCGATCTACGGCTTCCTGCTGCTGCTCGGGTCGCTGGCCATCGGCGCGCAGATCCTGCTGTTCTTCGGCATCTCGCTCCCCGTTCTGCGCATCGCCGGCGGCATGGTGGTGGCGGTGGTGGGCTGGAACATCCTGCACGAAGACGAGAACGCGACCAGCGTCACCAAGGGCGAGGAGCTGGACGAGGCGCGGGCGCAGGACGAGGCTTTCTATCCCCTCACCTTGCCGCTGACCGTCGGCCCCGGCTCCATCGCCGCGACCGTCGCGCTGGCCGCGGGCCACACGCCGACCTGGAAGACCGACCCGCTCTTCCAGCTCTCCACCGTTCTCGGCGCAGTCGCGGGGCTGCTGGCGGTGGCGCTGACGGTCTATTTCTCCTTCCGCGAGGCCCCGACCCTGGAGCGCGTGCTGGGGAAGACCGGCACCAATGTGCTGGTGCGCCTGTTCGCCTTCATCCTGTTCGCCATCGGCGTGCAGATCATCTGGATGGGTGTCCATGCGCTCATCATGGACCTGCCGCGCTGAGGCCGGACGCCGGACCCGCCCTGATCCTGCTAGAACGGTGCATCTCTCCTGCCGCTCCGGAGTCGCGCCATGTCCCATCTCCATCCCCCCATCCACCGCGTCGCCGTGATCGGAGCCGGGACCATCGGTGCGAGCTGGGCCGCGCTCTTCCTGTCGCGCGGACTGGAGGTGGTGGTGAGCGATCCCGCCCCCGGCGCGCGCGAGGCGACGCAGGCGCTCATTTCCGGCGCCTGGCCGGTGCTCTCGCAGCTCGGCGGCGAAAGCTGGATCGACCCCACCTCGTGGCGCTTCGAGCCGGACCCCGTGGCGGCAGTCGAGGGCGCCGATTTCGTTCAGGAGAACGCGCCCGAGCGCTATGAGGTGAAGCAGAAGCTGTTTCCCGCCCTCGACGCGGTGCTGCCGCCGGAGGTGGTGATCGCCTCCTCCTCCTCCGGCCTGTTGGCGAGCCGCATCTCCGAGGGCTGCCGCCACCGCGAGCGCTGCCTCATCGGCCATCCCTTCAACCCGCCCCATCTTATCCCGCTGGTGGAGGTGGTGGGCGGCGCGCACGCGAGTCGCGACGCCATCGCGCGGGCCATGGCCTTCTACCGCTGGCTCGGCAAGCACCCCATCGAGATCCGCAAGGAAGTGCCCGGTCATGTGGCGAACCGCCTTCAGGCGGCCCTGTGGCGCGAGGCGATCCATCTGGTGGCGGAGGGCGTCGCCTCGGTGGAGGACGTGGACGCTGCCGTCTCAGAGGGGCCGGGCCTGCGCTGGGCGCTCATGGGCCAGCACATGACCTTCCATCTCGGCGGCGGCGCGGGCGGGCTCGGGCACTTCATGCACCACCTGCTGCCGGCGGTGGAGACGTGGTGGGACGACCTCGGCGCCCCGGCCATGACGGAAGAGTTACAGGCCGCTCTCGTGGCCGGCGTGGAGGCCGAGGCCGCCGGCCGCTCCATGACGGAGCTGGCGCAGCGGCGCGACGCGCTGCTCACCCAGATCGTCGCCCTCAAGCACGCCGCCGACGTCCGCGACGAGCAGGCCGAGATCAGCGCCCGGCTGGACGAGGCGCTGGAGGAGAGCTTCCCCGACAGCGACCCCATCGCGGTGCGCGGCGACGATTGAGGGCGCGCATCCCGCCATCGGAACTGAGCGAAAAGAAAGGCCGCCGCGAGCCGGAGCCCGCGGCGGCCTTCGTGTTTCCGTCCTCATCCGCCGCGCGCGAGCGCGGCGCAGAGAGATCAGGCGAGTGACTTGATCGCGGCCTTGCCGGCATAGCGGGCCGAGTCGCCCAGCTCCTGCTCGATGCGCAGCAGCTGGTTGTACTTGGCGGTGCGGTCCGAGCGGGCCAGCGAGCCGGTCTTGATCTGCCCGCAATTGGTCGCCACCGCGAGGTCGGCGATGGTGGAATCCTCGGTCTCGCCCGAGCGGTGGGACATGACGGCGCGATAGCCGGCCTTGTGGGCCATCTCGACCGCATCGAGGGTCTCGGTGAGGGAGCCGATCTGGTTCACCTTGACGAGGATGGCGTTGCCCACGCCGTCCTTGATGCCGCGCGACAGGCGCTCGACATTGGTGACGAACAGGTCGTCGCCCACCAGCTGGCACTTGGAGCCGATGGTGTCGGTGAGCAGCTTCCAGCCGGCCCAGTCGTCCTCGGCCATGCCGTCCTCGATGGTGACGATGGGATAGCCGGCGACGAGCTGGGCCAGGTACTTCACCTGGGCCTCGATGTCGCGCACCTTGCCCTCGCCCTCATAATGATAGGCGCCGTCCTTGAAGAACTCGGTGGAGGCGCAGTCGAGGCCGATGAACACGTCCTCGCCCGGCTTGAAGCCGGCCTTCTCGATGGCGCCCATCACGAAGTCCAGCGCCGCCTCGGCGGAAGCGAGGTTGGGGGCGAAGCCGCCCTCATCGCCCACATTGGTGTTGTGGCCGGCGCTCTTCAGGCCGCTCTTCAGCGTGTGGAAGATCTCCGCGCCCCAGCGCAGGCCTTCCGCGAAGGAGGAGGCG
The nucleotide sequence above comes from Xanthobacter flavus. Encoded proteins:
- a CDS encoding SH3 domain-containing protein, with product MLWRVLGISAATLILGMGGLLAYNLVTPPAPAGAAKPIQAAAATPSPPASSQTPALSAPAAPAPSATAKLAQTTPPRRIAEAGHGQSALKVASLLGGGGETVALPIPEAGPTPADFSRPAFLEPLDDADAAATAARGEAVPETKPAAEAAPLPAPRPVKMASADAAASDADAAETARIRSAVTMRSGPRRSASPIGTLEAGTKVKLYSCKSWCEVSTGDKRGWVYKSSVDR
- a CDS encoding DNA polymerase IV, with amino-acid sequence MTAPGLCRDCLSDVPALDGPRGARCPACGSPRVVRHGELHSLSVAHVDCDAFYAAVEKRDNPDLAHVPLIIGGGKRGVVSTACYIARIHGVRSAMPMFKALALCPDAVVLKPNMEKYVKVGREVRARMKALTPLVEPLSIDEAFLDLSGTEALHRASPARTLARFARDVEREVGITVSVGLAANKFLAKIASDLDKPRGFSVIGQSEAAEFLAPRPVTFIWGVGAAFGGKLARDGFSTIGDLQRAEPADLARRYGAEGLRLSRLAFGLDTRKVEPEREAKSVSAETTFERDIGALRPLEQTLYALSEEVSDRLKRAGIAGRSVTLKLKSADFRLRTRSRTLEASTCLAARINAAAHELLVKEADGTLFRLIGVGVSDLGPIEDADPADLVDTTSQRLKATETAMDALRAKFGRAAVSRGILLDATTDRRDRKR
- a CDS encoding MarC family protein gives rise to the protein MHLTNAVNIFITVFAALFPIVNPLGTAPIFLTFVRRCSPQVRERVARSVAIYGFLLLLGSLAIGAQILLFFGISLPVLRIAGGMVVAVVGWNILHEDENATSVTKGEELDEARAQDEAFYPLTLPLTVGPGSIAATVALAAGHTPTWKTDPLFQLSTVLGAVAGLLAVALTVYFSFREAPTLERVLGKTGTNVLVRLFAFILFAIGVQIIWMGVHALIMDLPR
- a CDS encoding type II toxin-antitoxin system HicB family antitoxin codes for the protein MNHVIGIIREEAGGFRLSFPEFPGLQADGETLATAVAHAAEVVAAELAERNADFPAAANTQMLDAAQPDWMGRGIAVLVPLPLRAASTQADAGQQVPGDGASAEGQVPRSGRVSPAEVPTDQARAVAREKTDGAPVQRSTDDL
- a CDS encoding GNAT family N-acetyltransferase, encoding MTDEVAPGIIRKLWSGETGRFRDHLLRLDTDSRRFRFGSAVSPEFIERYASRVFRTGAIVHGCFVDGELRAAAELYPMGDVLPGEAEAAFSVETDYQNHGLGTLLLDRVILSARNRGIRSLFMSCLAHNRRMQQIARKYDAELKFEHDEVTAELTAPFPTALSLAQEAAADAQGMAGAVLQAQRIATSRMLDLFLSPAIEPVLEPQ
- a CDS encoding extracellular solute-binding protein, giving the protein MMTGCGTALRATGTACLLAVAILLAPGGDRAAAQPLDKAAAIAMRGAPALPPGFTSLAYANPDAPKGGRLTLSLLGTFDSLNPFIVKGTSPAVLRGMVTESLMARSLDEPFTLYPLLARAVSTDETRSFVEFTLDPAARFSDGSALTSADVLFSFSLMRDMGRPNHRLYYGKVTKAEAPDAHTVRFTFAEPDPELPLIMGLMPVFSAQGIDRTRFEETTLTPLLGSGPYKVSQLNAGASLTLERNPDYWGRNVAFNRGLYNFDRLDFVYFRDANSEFEAFRKGLIDARFETDPGRWETAYDFPAVRSGEVVRETIPTGIPKPYSAFVFNTRRPPLDDIRVRRALIELFDFEWLDRSFYHGLYRRTGSFFEGSVLSSIGRPADGLERKLLAPFPGSVVPDVLAGTYRPPVSDGSGRDRTHLKAALDLLEQSGFVLRKGALVNAASGRPLALELMVVTRDQERLALAWQAQLKRAGITLNVRYVDAVQFDTRRQAYDFDLMPYAWSQSLSPGNEQAFYFGAAAADTPGSRNYMGAKAPAIDATIAALIAARDEAGYVAAARALDRVLISGAYAVPLFHTPGQWLARWTHIARPERASLYGTLPETWWRVPGK
- a CDS encoding RDD family protein, producing MSYTGDTSREPADTDIAYRPHAFDPATQPELFEGVLSRRIIAFLVDALMVIGPVVLFGVFVFVFGIVTLGLGWLLFWLIGPVFILWAIAYYGLTLGAPASATLGMRLMEIEVRTWYGAPCYGLLGAVRAVCFWVSVSVLTPFVLLVGLFNDRRRLLHDYLCGTVVINSLERADALRRNR
- a CDS encoding invasion associated locus B family protein, translated to MTKTHSTARLTASVAATLLTVALAGPAFAQTQPSATQPAKPAAPAKPAAPAAKPAAPAAAAPAGAAQPGQAQQGEPDVKFSASPWQKICQEVPERKKQVCVLTQVLGVESQAIAKVDIIEMQDEPKKHINISVPLGMRLQPGLRITLDKDPVNIPFVLCQPIQGGGATCIGDLEVDGTFVAKLRKANAVYLQMVNGTGRTLSLPISNADFGKAYDGPGMDAKVAMELERKRVEEARAAAQQQEEQGKAALLKKGQELEKAKTGQ
- a CDS encoding DUF3572 domain-containing protein is translated as MPIQDKPRGLKAQRDAAQEVAVSALSFIAADGERLVRFLAETGLTPASLREAASRRDFGAGVLAFVLADEPLLLAFAADKGLDPRHVVAAHEILSPPVDPDAIVRRPM
- a CDS encoding response regulator is translated as MTKTVMIVEDNELNMKLFHDLLEAHGYRTVETRSGVEAVELARANRPDLIIMDIQLPEISGLDVTRKLKADPELRAIPVVAVTAFAMKGDEERIRAGGCEAYLSKPISVARFLETVRQYTGG
- a CDS encoding arginyltransferase, giving the protein MSEHPRDTPQFYLTAPSPCPYLPGREERKVFTHLVGDRAAALNDVLTQGGFRRSQSIAYRPACEGCKACVSVRICVADFKESRSLRRVQAANADIVGQVKPPTPTSEQYSLFRTYVTSRHGTGGMADMSVLDYAMMVEDTHVHTRLVEYRKRGPDSRILERGTGDLMAVALTDILSDGLSMVYSFYNPLAQDRSLGTYLILDHVMRARQMGLPYVYLGYWVQGSRKMDYKRRFLPQERLSPQGWERFED